The DNA region CTTGTTAAGGGCAAGAAGGTCTGCGGTATCCTGATTGAAAATGAACTGAAAGGCGATAAGGTGGCGTGGGCCGTCATTGGCATCGGCATTAACGTAAATATCAGGATGAGGGATTTCCCGGAGATAGCTGATACAGCCACGAGCCTGTATAATGAGCTGGGGAAAGAGCTTTCACGCGTGGAAATTATTCGTTGCCTGCTCGTTGAGCTGGAAAGACTGTACCTGTCTCTGGGGGACGGAGAAGACATCTATCAGGAGTGGCGTGACCGACTCATCACATTGGGTAGAAGAGTCCGGGTGATTTCAGGTGAAGAGATACTTGAAGGCGTGGCGGAAACCGTCTCCAGAGATGGCAGTCTTTTACTGCGACACAAAAATGGCAATCTAAGCCGTATTGTCGCCGGCGATGTCACCCTGCGTAATGCCGGATAGCATCCCCGGCGACGTTAGGCCGATGGTACTGATTTCTGCCTTCTCTCTGACTATTTGGATTATTCTTTCGTGCCCGAGGACAGGCGGCCGAATGCCTTGAGAAACTCTATAGGTATCGGGAATAGTATGGTGCTGTTTTTCTCGGAAGCTATCTCGGTCAGTGTTGATAGGAAGCGAAGCTGAATTGCCGCCGGCTCTCTGCCGAGGATATGTGCCGCCTGGGCCAGCTTCTCCGCTGCCTGAAGCTCACCTTCGGCATGAATGATTTTGGCGCGCCTTTCTCTCTCCGCCTCAGCCTGCGCGGCCATAGACCGCTTCATCTCTTCGGCCAGCTCAACTTCCTTGATTTCCACGGTGCTGACCTTGACGCCCCAGGGGTCAGTGTGTTCGTCAATAATCTTCTGCAGCATCTGGTTGAGCTTCTCTCTCTGCGCCAGCAGCTCGTCAAGTTCGGACTGCCCCAGCACATTCCGTAAGGTCGTCTGTGAAATCTGTGAGGTGGCCCTTATATGGTCAAGAACTTTGACCACGGACGCCTCAGGGTCGACCACTCTGAAGTAGACCACGGCATTCACCCTGACGGTCACATTGTCCTTGGTGATGACTTCCTGCGATGGGACATCCATGGTTACCACGCGCAGGTCAACCTTCACCATCCTGTCAACGAACGGGATGATGAGGAACAGACCGGGGCCTTTGGCGCCAATCAGTCGGCCAAGTCGGAAAATAACACCCCTTTCAAATTCGGTGACGATTTTTACCGCCATGGAGAGAATGATAAGCACCGCAAAGGCAATAATAACATAGATAATAACGTTCACTTAATCACCTCCTTTACTCTTTCTTGGTAACTCTCAGCTTTAAACCTTCGACCTTGGTAATAAACACCTCCTCCCCGGGCTCAGCCCTTCCTTTCTCCAGTATTGCCGCCCACTGTTCACCCTCAATGCGAACCATACCCTTAGGCGCCATTGGTGCGGTAACTTCAGCAACCCTGCCAATCAGTTCTTCCCGTCCCGCAGATACCTTCAGCTGGTGAGCACGAATCCCGTAAACGATGACAAAGGCAATGAACGCCACTACCGCCACAATAACCAGGATTACCAGCCAGGGGTCTATTTGTATATAAGGTATACTCATTTATTCTTTCCTCACAACGTGTAGTGTCAGGCCATCAACAACGATGATAATCACTTCTTCACCGGCCTCGATTCGACCTTTTTCCGATATAGCTGCCCAGTGTTCTCCCTTGTAAAAGACGGTTCCTTCCGGGTCAAGTGCCTCTTTTACGACGGCACGTTTGCCAACCAGTTCTTCACGGCCTGTCGCAGCCTGCTTGCGATGGGCACGTATCGCCCGGTTGATTACGAAGGCAAATGTACCCGCGATACCAATGGTAACGGCCGCGATAAGCCACGGGTCAACCCGGAACAGCGGCGAGCCGCCCTTGAACAGTATGAGTGAACCGAAGACCAGCGCAACAACTCCTCCCGCGGTGAAAAGGCCGAAGGTGGTCGTCAGCACCTCACCGATAAAGAGGCCAAAAGCCAGGGCGATGAGCAGGACACCGGCCCAGTTGACCGGCAGTACGCCCAGTGAGAAGAAGGCAAGCAGCAGGCTGATGGCGCCGACCACACCGGGGAAAATAAGTCCCGGATTGAAGATTTCGACCATGATGCCCAGCATGGCCAGACTGAGCAGCAAGTAGGCGATATTCGGGTCGGCGATGGTATAGAGAAAGTCCTCAATAAGCTTCATATCGACATAGTTGATTGTGGCCCCCTGCGTATTCAGCATAACTTCGCGGCCATCAATGAGGGTGACTGTTCGCCCGTCAAGCTGGGTTATCAGGGTATCAATATCGGAGACAACCATATCGACGACGTTCAGGTCCAGTGCTTCCTGCGAGGTGGCGGAGATGCCATCGCGGACGGCTTTCTCCGCCCATTCCGCATTGCGTCCTTGCCTTGAGGCAAGGTCCTTGATGTAGGCAATGGCGTCATTGATTATCTTGTGCTTCATTTCCTCGGACATCTGGGCTTCGCCATCGCCACCAAGCGCAACGGGTGTGGCAGCGCCGATAGCCGTGTTCGGTGCCATGACCGCAATATGGGCGGAGAGGGTGATGTAGGCACCGGCAGAAGCAGCCCGTGCCCCGGCTGGAGAGACATAAACAACCACCGGGACTCTGGCATTGATAATGCTCTGGATGATATCGCGCATCGCAGTGTCCAGGCCGCCGGGAGTGTCCATCTGAATGATAACCGCGCTGGCGCCGGTCTCCTCTGCCTGCTCAATGCCACGGCTGATGTAATCGGTCAGGACCGGGTTAATAGTGCCCTTTACCGTTAGCACATCAATCCTGGAGCTCCCGGTCTGGGCGCGGGCAACAAGCGAAACCGCCAGCAGTAATCCTATTAAGATAAGCAGTATGCGTGCAATTCGGGGCATAATTACCTTAGTGTTGTAATCAATAAAAAGAACCTTTTATATACTATACAACAGATGACGCACAAATGAAATAGCGGAAAAGGTCTCTACCGTGCGCAAAGTTGAACAGGCGAGTCAGATTAGTGTAGAATTTACGAACTACAGACTTGGGTTTTACCATGAGAGTTCAAAGGTGCAAAGGTACCAGAGATTTGTCTCCCGATGAGATGGCCAGGTTCCGTCTCATCGAAGAGGTCTTTCGTGAACGATGTCTCCGATGGGGATATCAGGAGGTGCGCACGCCAACCATTGAGTACCTCCACCTGTTCACCTCGGCCGGCACGCTTACTCCGAGCATGCTGGAGCGGGTGTATTCCTTCCTTGACTGGGATGGATGGAGTGGCGAGAGAGTGGTCTTGCGGCCCGATGGCACCATTCCCATTGCCAGGCTCTATATTGACACCATGGCGGGAAAAGGTCTGGCCAGGCTGTTCTACGTTACTAATACCTTTATTTTTGAGGAGACAGGAAAGAAGACAAGGGAAAGATGGCAGTGCGGCACCGAGCTTATCGGTGTGAACACACCGGCCAGCGATGTTGAGCTGATCGTTCTTGCCCTGGAGATTATAAATGCTTTAAAGCTGAAAAACGTAACACTGAGACTATCACACGCCGGTCTGATAAAAGCACTGCTGGAACGACTTGGCCTGAACCCTGAAGAACAGGCGAGGGTTTTCGACCGGATTCTTGATGGAGATGCAAAAGCGCTGGCGGAGTTACGAGCCGGCAAACCCGAACTGGATGGCATCCTGTTTCCGCTGCTCAGTTTGAAGGGACATTCCTCAGGCTTTCTAAAGAACCTGAAGGCGATTTCCACGCGAAGCCTGCCCGAGTTTGAACCATACCTGAATAATTTTATCGATGTTGTCAGTATCCTGGAGAACCTCGGCTGCAAGTATCAGATAGACATCGCCTCTGGCGCTGGATTCGAATACTACACCGGCATCATTTTTCAGCTCTACAGTGGCAGAGAAAAAATTGGCGGGGGCGGACGATATGACGACCTTATTCCGGCGATGGGAGGTGGCGACATTCCTGCTTCGGGTTTCGCTCTCTACATCGACCGTCTTATGAACCTGGTGGAACCGGATATTTTAAGAGAGCCTGTCAGGCAATCGGTGCTGGTAAGGGCAGAAAGTAATGCGGAAGTAAAAGAAGCGTTC from Chloroflexota bacterium includes:
- a CDS encoding biotin--[acetyl-CoA-carboxylase] ligase; the encoded protein is MDVITAELVTAGLGTRFIGQKVVHFPRHGSTMEAAREEARQASAEGTVVIAGEQTAGKGRAKRAWLSPRGNIALSIILYPDISQLPYLIMLASVAVARSIEAVAGLETRLKWPNDVLVKGKKVCGILIENELKGDKVAWAVIGIGINVNIRMRDFPEIADTATSLYNELGKELSRVEIIRCLLVELERLYLSLGDGEDIYQEWRDRLITLGRRVRVISGEEILEGVAETVSRDGSLLLRHKNGNLSRIVAGDVTLRNAG
- a CDS encoding slipin family protein, encoding MAVKIVTEFERGVIFRLGRLIGAKGPGLFLIIPFVDRMVKVDLRVVTMDVPSQEVITKDNVTVRVNAVVYFRVVDPEASVVKVLDHIRATSQISQTTLRNVLGQSELDELLAQREKLNQMLQKIIDEHTDPWGVKVSTVEIKEVELAEEMKRSMAAQAEAERERRAKIIHAEGELQAAEKLAQAAHILGREPAAIQLRFLSTLTEIASEKNSTILFPIPIEFLKAFGRLSSGTKE
- a CDS encoding serine protease yields the protein MSIPYIQIDPWLVILVIVAVVAFIAFVIVYGIRAHQLKVSAGREELIGRVAEVTAPMAPKGMVRIEGEQWAAILEKGRAEPGEEVFITKVEGLKLRVTKKE
- a CDS encoding nodulation protein NfeD; translated protein: MPRIARILLILIGLLLAVSLVARAQTGSSRIDVLTVKGTINPVLTDYISRGIEQAEETGASAVIIQMDTPGGLDTAMRDIIQSIINARVPVVVYVSPAGARAASAGAYITLSAHIAVMAPNTAIGAATPVALGGDGEAQMSEEMKHKIINDAIAYIKDLASRQGRNAEWAEKAVRDGISATSQEALDLNVVDMVVSDIDTLITQLDGRTVTLIDGREVMLNTQGATINYVDMKLIEDFLYTIADPNIAYLLLSLAMLGIMVEIFNPGLIFPGVVGAISLLLAFFSLGVLPVNWAGVLLIALAFGLFIGEVLTTTFGLFTAGGVVALVFGSLILFKGGSPLFRVDPWLIAAVTIGIAGTFAFVINRAIRAHRKQAATGREELVGKRAVVKEALDPEGTVFYKGEHWAAISEKGRIEAGEEVIIIVVDGLTLHVVRKE
- a CDS encoding histidine--tRNA ligase family protein — its product is MRVQRCKGTRDLSPDEMARFRLIEEVFRERCLRWGYQEVRTPTIEYLHLFTSAGTLTPSMLERVYSFLDWDGWSGERVVLRPDGTIPIARLYIDTMAGKGLARLFYVTNTFIFEETGKKTRERWQCGTELIGVNTPASDVELIVLALEIINALKLKNVTLRLSHAGLIKALLERLGLNPEEQARVFDRILDGDAKALAELRAGKPELDGILFPLLSLKGHSSGFLKNLKAISTRSLPEFEPYLNNFIDVVSILENLGCKYQIDIASGAGFEYYTGIIFQLYSGREKIGGGGRYDDLIPAMGGGDIPASGFALYIDRLMNLVEPDILREPVRQSVLVRAESNAEVKEAFSVASHLRDGGYTAELDLGNRELTDVRWLLEIRAGQPKYRLRDIVESGQTEIQTIDEILGIIEEKSGHQDSLTKRAPSG